In the Cydia fagiglandana chromosome 5, ilCydFagi1.1, whole genome shotgun sequence genome, one interval contains:
- the LOC134664770 gene encoding uncharacterized protein LOC134664770 — protein MYRQILIEDKYRCLQNILWRDSPDESVKCVQLQTVTYGLKNSAFLACRCLLELARRYESQYPLASFVLKHTCYVDDIQCGSNDLNELAQMKKELIGLMKLASLSLHKWCSNNQEILSDIPVELHQLDSRSFDKNNEYVKTLGLTYDVITDTLDMRCPVKEVQEKYTKRQMLSFISKFFDPLGLCGPVLVQAKILMQQVWFESLKWDKVLPQGLNKKWVDFANSLVQMSSISIARNINVQGAQSLELVGFADASNAAHGCCLYLRVIDADNKVSVNLLCSKTRINPKAKSLTIPKLELNAALLLAILVRKVYNALSLKYSVSVHVYSDSMILLAWLKTLPVKLNVYVGNRVDKINKLSSDFEWHYDN, from the exons ATGTATCGCCAAATTTTGATTGAGGATAAGTATCGTTGTTTGCAAAATATCTTGTGGCGCGATTCTCCTGACGAGTCAGTCAAATGTGTACAGTTGCAGACAGTTACATATGGTTTAAAGAATTCTGCGTTTTTAGCATGTAGGTGTTTGTTAGAATTAGCCCGAAGGTATGAAAGTCAATATCCTTTGGCTTCGTTTGTGTTGAAGCACACGTGTTATGTCGATGATATTCAGTGTGGTTCTAATGATTTGAATGAGCTTGCGCAGATGAAAAAGGAGTTGATAGGGCTAATGAAGTTGGCTAGTCTGTCTCTACACAAATGGTGTTCTAATAACCAAGAAATTTTAAGCGACATACCCGTTGAATTGCATCAGCTCGATAGTAGGAgctttgataaaaataatgaatatgtTAAAACTCTTGGATTAACATATGACGTCATTACTGATACTCTCGATATGAGGTGTCCTGTTAAAGAGGTTCAAGAAAAGTACACGAAGCGTCAGATGCTTAGCTTCATAAGCAAATTTTTTGATCCTTTAGGATTGTGTGGCCCTGTGTTAGTGCAGGCAAAGATATTAATGCAACAGGTTTGGTTTGAATCGTTGAAATGGGATAAGGTTTTACCTCAAGGTCTTAACAAAAAATGGGTTGACTTTGCCAATAGCTTAGTTCAAATGTCCAGCATCTCGATCGCTAGGAATATCAATGTTCAAGGAGCGCAATCGTTAGAATTAGTGGGATTTGCTGATGCTTCTAATGCTGCTCATGGATGTTGTTTGTACTTACGTGTCATTGATGCTGACAACAAGGTTTCGGTGAATCTTTTGTGTTCGAAGACGCGCATCAATCCTAAGGCTAAATCCTTGACCATCCCAAAATTGGAACTGAATGCTGCCCTGTTACTGGCTATTCTAGTTCGGAAGGTGTATAATGCTCTGTCCTTAAAATACTCAGTGAGTGTTCACGTTTATAGTGATTCCATGATTTTACTAGCTTGGTTAAAAACATTACCGGTTAAGCTTAACGTGTACGTAGGTAACAGAGTTGATAAGATTAACAAGCTATCCTCCGACTTTGAATGGCATT ATGACAACTGA